In a genomic window of Mageeibacillus indolicus UPII9-5:
- the infC gene encoding translation initiation factor IF-3, protein MGTDDDGTWIAIVPIFYLEVKFIAKQNNSLQVNDAIRFKQVRLINADGQMVGVVPISEALRQAEEADLDLVLISPNPDNPVCRVMDYGKYQFEQAKREKEAKRNQKVVEVKEVGLKLTTEEHDLGFKLKNAEKFLRDGNRVKISIRFRGREMAYTQQGYEVMNSVSDKLAEVAQVDRAPRVEGRNMIMFLMPRKK, encoded by the coding sequence GTGGGAACCGATGATGACGGAACATGGATTGCCATTGTTCCGATTTTTTATTTGGAGGTGAAATTTATCGCTAAGCAAAACAACAGTCTTCAGGTTAATGATGCTATCCGTTTTAAGCAAGTGCGCCTAATTAACGCCGACGGACAGATGGTCGGGGTGGTGCCGATCAGTGAGGCTTTACGCCAAGCTGAGGAAGCTGATCTCGATTTGGTACTCATTTCCCCCAATCCAGACAATCCGGTATGTCGCGTGATGGATTATGGGAAGTATCAATTTGAACAAGCAAAACGGGAGAAAGAAGCTAAACGTAACCAGAAGGTAGTGGAAGTTAAAGAAGTCGGCTTGAAATTGACTACAGAAGAGCATGATTTAGGCTTCAAGCTGAAGAACGCCGAAAAGTTCTTACGTGACGGCAATCGAGTTAAAATTTCCATACGTTTCCGTGGCCGCGAGATGGCTTACACCCAGCAAGGCTACGAAGTGATGAATTCGGTATCCGATAAATTAGCGGAAGTGGCTCAAGTGGATCGCGCACCTAGAGTCGAAGGTCGCAACATGATAATGTTTTTGATGCCCAGAAAAAAATAG
- the rpmI gene encoding 50S ribosomal protein L35, which produces MPKQKTHSSSKKRFKISGTGKVIRPRAFKKHKLTCKTAKQKRNLRGSTIASPANEANIKKMIPYK; this is translated from the coding sequence ATGCCTAAGCAAAAAACGCATAGTTCATCAAAGAAGAGATTTAAAATTTCCGGTACCGGCAAAGTTATCCGGCCGCGAGCATTTAAGAAGCACAAATTGACTTGCAAAACAGCTAAACAAAAGAGAAACCTGCGTGGCTCCACAATTGCATCACCGGCAAATGAAGCTAACATCAAAAAGATGATTCCTTATAAATAG
- the rplT gene encoding 50S ribosomal protein L20, translating to MARVKRGVAAHARHKKILKMAKGYFGHKSKLFKVANQQVMKSGNYAYRDRKAKKRDFRKLWIARINAAARMNGLSYSRLMNGVHKAEIALDRKMLAELAVSDAKAFTAVCEAAKKALQ from the coding sequence ATGGCGAGAGTAAAAAGAGGCGTAGCAGCCCACGCGAGACATAAGAAAATTTTGAAAATGGCCAAAGGCTATTTTGGTCATAAGAGCAAGTTGTTCAAAGTAGCAAATCAACAGGTGATGAAGTCCGGTAACTATGCTTATCGTGACCGTAAGGCCAAGAAACGCGATTTCCGCAAGCTCTGGATTGCCAGAATCAATGCGGCGGCACGTATGAACGGACTTTCCTACAGCCGTTTAATGAACGGTGTTCACAAGGCTGAGATTGCTTTGGATCGTAAAATGTTGGCCGAGTTGGCTGTCAGTGATGCAAAAGCATTTACCGCTGTTTGTGAGGCCGCAAAGAAAGCGTTGCAGTAA
- a CDS encoding TrmH family RNA methyltransferase yields MGEMLMSSKTNPSYKRWLKYCEHPEKNRDIYLLEGLRLCRDAVEAGEKWRIREVCFNDAALRHETGHAFYQLCVNRFGASTVNVFADNLFAKLADTVSSQGIMMAVSPEGERPTANWRRVLLLERVQDPGNLGSIWRSADAFGFDAVILAAGGASPNNRKTLRSAMGSVFHVPVLPFSDTEAAYTFLKQENFWIAAATLDGRPLAEIARRHDLPKIALAIGNEGNGLSSYARKEADATVYIPISGKAESLNAACAAGILCYEFREAQ; encoded by the coding sequence ATGGGTGAGATGTTGATGAGTAGCAAAACCAATCCTTCTTATAAACGATGGCTGAAATATTGTGAACATCCCGAAAAGAATCGGGATATTTATCTGTTGGAAGGTTTGCGTTTGTGCCGCGATGCCGTCGAAGCCGGGGAAAAATGGCGAATTCGTGAAGTTTGTTTCAATGATGCTGCATTACGGCATGAAACCGGTCATGCATTTTATCAGTTATGTGTTAACCGGTTCGGTGCAAGTACGGTGAATGTATTCGCTGATAATTTGTTTGCCAAACTGGCTGATACCGTAAGCAGTCAGGGGATAATGATGGCGGTTTCCCCAGAAGGAGAGCGACCGACGGCGAATTGGCGGCGCGTTTTACTTTTGGAACGCGTCCAGGATCCCGGCAATTTAGGCAGCATTTGGCGTTCGGCCGATGCTTTCGGCTTTGATGCTGTTATTTTGGCGGCCGGCGGAGCATCGCCTAATAATCGTAAAACTTTGCGCAGTGCTATGGGATCGGTCTTCCATGTTCCGGTTTTGCCTTTTTCTGACACGGAGGCGGCATACACTTTTCTAAAGCAAGAGAATTTTTGGATTGCGGCAGCGACATTGGACGGGCGTCCGTTGGCGGAGATCGCCAGGCGGCACGACCTGCCCAAGATAGCGTTGGCTATCGGCAACGAGGGTAACGGCTTGTCGTCATATGCTCGAAAAGAGGCTGATGCCACTGTTTATATTCCAATTAGCGGCAAGGCTGAATCTTTGAACGCAGCCTGTGCGGCTGGTATTTTGTGCTATGAATTCAGAGAGGCGCAGTAG
- the uvrA gene encoding excinuclease ABC subunit UvrA → MDNWIKIRGAREHNLKNIDVDIPRGKFVVITGLSGSGKSSLAFDTIYVEGQRRYVESLSAYARMFLGRLDKPDVDSIEGLSPSISIDQKTTSHNPRSTVGTVTEIYDYLRLLFARAGTPYCPKCGKPIEATGIDSIVDQIMHVAQGKRILVLAPLAQGKKGEFKKLFEDLAAKGFVRVRVDGTIFSLDEEIKLAKTKKHDIAVVVDRIALRDESRSRLADSLETALELADDIVEIAIGEADETGQYIYQSRIFSRKLACPQCNISISEISPRLFSFNNPIGACKECSGLGTLHYFNPDLIVPQPEKSLNEGAVQAIGWRSDEKTSWGRCFYVALAAKYDFSLDTPWKDLPEKIKRIILYGNGRESLSIDTTNTKYNRGSAHRTHFEGVIRSLERRYNESASEEMKATYEQYMSVSECPSCHGARLCPEALAVKLNDVNIHQLTLLPINEALDFLLHLKLTGRAEIIAERIVRELRMRLEFLLNVGLDYLSLGRSASTLSGGEAQRIRLATQIGAGLMGVLYVLDEPSIGLHQRDNGKLLSTLEHLRDLGNTVIVVEHDEETMWRADYIIDMGPGAGAYGGQVVGKGTANELINQPDSLTGRYLSGREKIPVPAERRPGNGFFLHIAGAQENNLRNIDVDIPLGTFTCVTGVSGSGKSSLINGTLRPYLETLLQGSVRKTGKCQYISGIEYIDKIIAIDQSPIGRTPRSNPATYTGVFDLIRALFASTVEAKAKGYLPGRFSFNVKGGRCEACSGDGVNKIEMHFLPDMYVPCEVCKGKRYNRETLNVRYKGKTIADVLDLTISEAAKLFKDMPRIADKLQTLLDVGLGYLHLGQPSTQLSGGEAQRIKLAGELSKRSTGKTIYILDEPTTGLHMADVKRLIDILQTLTRAGNTVLVIEHNLDMIKTADYIIDLGPGGGKHGGTVVATGTPEEVATNAKSYTGQYLKKLLSEAQTESGATD, encoded by the coding sequence ATGGATAACTGGATTAAAATTCGTGGAGCGAGAGAGCATAATTTAAAAAATATTGATGTCGATATACCGCGTGGCAAATTTGTGGTAATTACCGGCCTTTCCGGCTCCGGAAAATCCTCTCTGGCCTTTGACACAATATATGTCGAAGGCCAACGGCGTTATGTTGAATCATTATCCGCCTATGCCAGAATGTTTTTGGGGCGGTTGGACAAACCTGATGTTGACAGCATTGAGGGGCTTTCTCCGTCGATTTCCATCGATCAGAAGACGACTTCGCACAACCCTCGTTCCACCGTCGGTACAGTTACTGAAATTTATGACTATTTAAGGCTGCTATTTGCTCGCGCCGGCACCCCTTATTGTCCAAAATGCGGCAAACCGATTGAAGCTACCGGCATAGACAGTATTGTCGATCAAATAATGCACGTCGCTCAAGGCAAAAGAATTTTAGTGCTGGCACCGTTGGCTCAGGGGAAAAAGGGTGAGTTTAAGAAACTCTTTGAAGACCTTGCGGCCAAAGGCTTTGTACGTGTGCGCGTTGATGGTACAATTTTTTCCCTCGATGAGGAAATTAAGCTGGCAAAAACAAAAAAGCACGATATAGCCGTGGTAGTCGACCGTATTGCTTTACGAGATGAGAGCCGTTCCCGCTTGGCGGATTCACTTGAGACAGCTTTAGAGTTAGCGGATGACATTGTTGAAATAGCCATAGGTGAAGCAGATGAAACCGGTCAATATATCTATCAAAGCCGGATTTTCAGTAGGAAACTTGCTTGCCCGCAATGTAATATTTCGATAAGTGAAATAAGCCCTCGTCTGTTTTCATTTAATAACCCTATCGGGGCGTGCAAAGAATGCTCAGGACTAGGCACTTTACACTATTTCAATCCCGATTTAATTGTGCCACAGCCGGAAAAATCCTTGAATGAAGGGGCCGTTCAAGCGATCGGATGGCGCTCGGACGAGAAAACCAGCTGGGGACGGTGCTTTTATGTTGCTTTAGCCGCGAAATATGATTTTTCGTTGGACACACCGTGGAAAGACTTGCCGGAAAAAATCAAGCGAATAATTTTGTACGGGAATGGTCGCGAGAGTCTTTCTATTGATACGACGAACACCAAATATAATCGTGGTTCAGCTCATCGCACACATTTTGAAGGGGTTATACGTAGTTTGGAACGCCGTTATAATGAGTCGGCTTCGGAAGAAATGAAGGCTACTTATGAACAATATATGTCTGTCAGTGAATGCCCGTCCTGCCACGGAGCCCGCCTTTGTCCGGAAGCTTTGGCTGTGAAACTTAACGATGTCAATATTCATCAACTTACTTTGTTGCCGATTAATGAAGCTTTGGATTTTTTGCTGCATTTGAAACTTACCGGTCGGGCCGAAATAATCGCTGAACGAATTGTGCGCGAACTACGGATGCGTCTCGAATTTCTGCTAAATGTCGGTCTGGATTATTTGTCTCTGGGACGCTCGGCCTCTACCTTGTCGGGTGGTGAAGCGCAACGAATTCGCTTGGCGACACAAATTGGTGCCGGTTTGATGGGGGTACTGTACGTGCTTGACGAACCGAGCATCGGCCTGCACCAACGCGACAACGGCAAGTTACTGTCTACACTTGAGCATTTGCGCGATCTCGGCAATACAGTTATCGTAGTTGAACACGATGAGGAAACAATGTGGCGGGCTGACTATATTATTGATATGGGGCCGGGCGCAGGTGCTTACGGCGGGCAAGTTGTCGGAAAAGGTACGGCGAATGAGTTGATTAATCAGCCTGATTCGCTTACCGGGAGATATCTGTCCGGCCGAGAAAAAATTCCTGTACCGGCTGAGCGCCGTCCGGGTAACGGATTTTTCTTACATATAGCTGGAGCGCAAGAAAATAACTTAAGGAATATTGACGTGGATATCCCGTTAGGCACTTTCACCTGCGTAACTGGAGTTTCCGGTTCGGGAAAAAGTTCATTGATAAACGGTACTTTGCGACCTTATCTAGAAACGTTGCTGCAAGGTTCAGTGCGAAAGACGGGTAAGTGCCAGTACATTAGTGGAATTGAATATATTGATAAAATAATCGCCATAGACCAGTCGCCGATCGGCCGAACCCCACGCTCCAACCCCGCCACTTACACGGGTGTTTTCGATCTAATTCGTGCTTTATTTGCTTCGACTGTTGAAGCCAAAGCTAAGGGTTATTTGCCGGGGCGGTTCAGTTTTAATGTTAAAGGTGGCCGGTGTGAAGCCTGTTCAGGTGACGGAGTGAACAAAATAGAGATGCATTTTTTGCCTGACATGTACGTGCCGTGCGAAGTCTGCAAGGGGAAACGCTATAATCGTGAAACATTGAATGTTAGGTATAAAGGAAAAACAATCGCTGATGTATTGGATCTGACAATTTCGGAAGCGGCGAAACTGTTCAAAGATATGCCCCGTATTGCCGACAAACTGCAAACTTTACTTGATGTGGGTCTGGGTTACCTGCATTTGGGGCAGCCGTCGACTCAACTTTCTGGCGGTGAAGCCCAGCGCATTAAATTGGCCGGGGAGCTTTCTAAACGCAGCACAGGAAAAACGATATATATTTTGGATGAACCGACTACCGGCCTTCACATGGCAGACGTAAAAAGGTTGATCGATATTTTGCAGACACTTACCAGAGCTGGAAACACCGTCTTGGTTATTGAACATAATTTAGATATGATCAAGACGGCCGATTATATTATCGACCTCGGGCCGGGCGGCGGCAAGCACGGTGGAACTGTAGTGGCCACTGGAACTCCGGAAGAGGTTGCGACTAATGCGAAATCTTATACCGGCCAGTATTTAAAAAAACTTTTGTCAGAAGCGCAAACTGAGTCAGGTGCGACAGATTAG
- a CDS encoding ATP-dependent Clp protease ATP-binding subunit: MGKCSICNKNEAILYIKKIEQNKVTMDGICLACAYRNGIGGMEKFFEQNGINEDNVDEFSSMLNNVVKNMSGKSPQELLEMISTHLPEEFPTDITENIDDIMQAFTNGLAIDGNDNSNDAAGEADNKNKAVGQKDETRSNQQLQHWTPAGEMSEKADNANGAANGDPANDGGASAGTGAGTETGAGAETGAGDEDKDADKKVPPKFNGQSIQFILPGKQSGQNEDDAEDENTSNDDNNHSGTPFQELLNGLRGFFIADENGFQGLMPVARGGDTDDEEKTSSDKNRKNRRNDKTGGRKKRKFLEQFGTNLNQKAAEGKIDRMIGRTKELERVVQILNRRNKNNPVLLGEPGVGKTAIAEGLAMRIVAGEVPPKLQNMEVYLLDMTGMVAGTQFRGQFESRMKGVVDEASADGNIILVIDELHNIMGAGDAEGAMNAANILKPALAKGAIRVLGSTTLSEYRRFVEKDTALERRFQQVLVEEPSAEDTFAILQGVRDYYEQHHNVRYSDEVLHTAVRYAGRYINERFFPDKAIDIIDEAGAKANLKQKELVQAAKLKDKIAELGQKLSETERQISEAGNLSESESNELYEKKAKFTAEKLQTEEELKSLQPLLQPVEITNEDIAAVVEMWTGIPVKSITESETEKLINLESRLHQRVIGQNEAIAVLSKAVRRSRAGFGRRNKPASFIFVGPTGVGKTELVKALTEVLFDDEKAMIRMDMSEFMEAHTVSKIIGSPPGYVGYDDGGQLTEKVRRHPYSVILLDEIEKAHADVFNILLQILDDGRLTDSHGKLVSFENTIIIMTSNAGTSNQSGGYGFGRHNQEAMSEKVHRVLSEIFRPEFLNRVDEIVVFNSLTPAELRQIIDIMLREVAANLQRIGVKLEVTDAAKDYIVEHGYSPKYGARPLRKAIRRLLEDPLADDYLRGTLRGIAKVAIDAQDNQLQIKKI; the protein is encoded by the coding sequence ATGGGGAAATGTTCCATTTGCAACAAAAATGAAGCAATATTATATATAAAAAAAATAGAGCAAAATAAAGTTACCATGGACGGTATTTGTTTGGCTTGTGCCTACCGTAACGGCATTGGCGGGATGGAAAAATTTTTTGAGCAAAACGGCATTAACGAGGACAATGTTGATGAATTTTCCTCCATGCTGAACAATGTGGTAAAAAACATGTCCGGTAAATCGCCGCAAGAGCTGCTGGAAATGATATCGACTCATTTGCCGGAAGAATTTCCAACCGATATTACGGAAAATATTGACGATATTATGCAGGCTTTTACCAACGGATTGGCCATTGACGGCAATGACAATTCCAATGATGCGGCGGGGGAAGCCGATAATAAAAATAAGGCTGTCGGACAGAAGGATGAAACTAGGTCAAATCAGCAACTACAACATTGGACTCCGGCCGGTGAAATGAGCGAAAAAGCAGATAACGCGAACGGTGCTGCTAACGGGGATCCTGCAAATGATGGTGGGGCAAGTGCCGGTACGGGTGCCGGTACTGAGACAGGTGCCGGTGCTGAGACAGGTGCCGGGGATGAAGACAAAGACGCTGATAAAAAAGTTCCACCGAAGTTTAATGGCCAAAGTATACAGTTTATTTTACCTGGTAAGCAGTCCGGCCAAAATGAAGATGATGCCGAAGACGAAAATACTTCAAATGACGACAACAATCATTCAGGTACCCCGTTCCAAGAACTACTCAACGGCTTGCGCGGCTTTTTCATCGCTGATGAAAACGGTTTCCAAGGCCTCATGCCGGTTGCTCGCGGCGGGGACACGGATGATGAAGAAAAGACCTCTTCTGATAAGAACCGAAAGAATCGACGAAATGATAAAACCGGCGGCCGAAAGAAACGTAAATTCCTGGAGCAATTTGGAACTAATTTAAATCAGAAAGCCGCGGAAGGCAAAATAGACCGTATGATCGGCCGGACAAAGGAATTGGAGAGGGTAGTTCAAATCCTTAATCGACGGAACAAAAACAACCCTGTTCTCTTGGGTGAACCCGGTGTCGGCAAGACTGCAATAGCTGAAGGTCTGGCCATGCGTATTGTGGCCGGAGAAGTACCGCCAAAACTACAGAACATGGAAGTTTATCTGCTTGATATGACTGGAATGGTGGCCGGCACCCAATTCCGAGGCCAGTTTGAAAGCCGAATGAAAGGGGTAGTCGATGAGGCTTCGGCTGACGGCAACATAATTTTGGTGATTGATGAATTACACAATATTATGGGTGCAGGAGATGCCGAGGGTGCGATGAATGCCGCAAATATCCTCAAACCTGCCTTAGCTAAAGGTGCCATCCGGGTACTGGGCTCGACTACGCTTAGCGAGTATCGACGTTTTGTTGAGAAAGATACGGCGTTAGAACGGCGTTTTCAGCAAGTTTTAGTTGAAGAACCTTCTGCCGAAGATACATTTGCCATTTTGCAAGGCGTTCGCGATTATTATGAACAGCATCATAATGTGCGTTACTCGGATGAAGTGTTGCATACGGCGGTGCGCTATGCCGGCCGATATATTAATGAACGTTTTTTCCCGGATAAAGCGATTGATATAATTGATGAAGCCGGTGCTAAGGCGAACCTTAAGCAAAAAGAACTGGTGCAAGCCGCCAAACTAAAGGATAAAATAGCCGAATTAGGCCAAAAACTTTCCGAAACAGAACGGCAAATAAGCGAGGCCGGCAATCTCAGCGAGTCTGAATCTAATGAGCTTTATGAGAAAAAAGCCAAGTTTACAGCGGAAAAATTGCAAACGGAAGAGGAACTGAAAAGTTTGCAGCCGCTATTGCAGCCGGTTGAAATAACAAACGAAGATATCGCCGCCGTTGTTGAGATGTGGACCGGAATCCCGGTTAAATCGATTACCGAAAGTGAAACCGAAAAGCTGATTAATTTGGAAAGTCGTCTGCATCAGCGGGTTATCGGACAGAACGAAGCTATTGCTGTACTGAGCAAGGCTGTCCGCCGCAGCCGTGCTGGTTTCGGGCGGCGAAACAAACCTGCTTCATTTATCTTTGTTGGTCCGACCGGCGTTGGTAAAACTGAGCTGGTCAAAGCTTTGACGGAAGTTCTGTTTGATGATGAGAAGGCCATGATACGTATGGACATGTCTGAATTTATGGAAGCACACACAGTGAGTAAAATCATAGGATCGCCTCCTGGATATGTCGGCTACGATGACGGTGGACAATTAACCGAAAAAGTTCGTCGCCATCCATACAGCGTTATTTTGTTGGACGAAATTGAAAAAGCTCATGCTGACGTATTTAATATTTTATTGCAAATATTGGATGACGGTAGATTGACTGACAGTCACGGTAAGTTGGTTTCATTTGAGAATACGATTATCATCATGACTTCAAACGCCGGAACGTCGAATCAAAGCGGCGGTTATGGCTTTGGACGACATAATCAAGAAGCGATGAGCGAAAAAGTCCATCGTGTCCTGAGCGAAATCTTCCGTCCGGAATTCTTAAACCGCGTGGATGAGATAGTCGTCTTCAATTCGTTGACGCCGGCGGAACTGCGTCAGATAATAGATATCATGTTACGCGAGGTTGCGGCCAATTTACAGCGTATTGGCGTTAAGCTTGAAGTCACCGATGCCGCCAAGGATTATATCGTTGAACACGGCTATTCGCCCAAATACGGAGCAAGGCCGCTACGCAAAGCAATCAGACGGTTGTTGGAAGATCCGTTGGCCGATGACTATTTGCGCGGCACTTTGCGGGGAATTGCCAAGGTAGCGATAGATGCGCAGGACAATCAATTACAAATTAAAAAAATATGA
- a CDS encoding peptidase U32 family protein encodes MTVRQPEILAPVGDMDMLSAALRAGADAVFFGSGDFHARNKAVGLPEDKLPEIIEEIHFNSARCYLTLNTLIRQNELTAAIDLALAAYEAGIDAIIIQDIGLADILHRHLPALTLHASTQMAIYTPEAMKLAAELGMKRIVLPREYNLAEIRSQTALAHQLGMETEVFVHGALCVCYSGHCHLSRHLGGRSANRGACAQPCRMNYTVEGHGSLGLPLLSPKDISYLDNLSDLAAAGVDSFKIEGRMRSPEYVATAVNVFKRQLYGQTVSEQNRSDLLLAFNRGGSFSTSRLTGQRGRDFLSGDYAGNYGIELGRISAARPSDGTLTIKKLTETADGMMVPELRRGDVISIRLPGEGELASAPLGEVRHCGNNVIVKGFHPAVLRKLPFDAPVFLMRSEELNTRCLALHRPARPVRLVLSEKAPHQYTLKIEIVKEVEHKDSVKQEIIDQQENIVDQENNAHRQDIAPDTGEPNISPGASAEVQYQSETNTTEIKPLPYERIKQQLSKLGNTGLKATEIVIYGEIELRVAELNEIRRRAVAILLKNIQVKTALTPEVPQAIRQSIAEEIQNLSEYSAKNGSVHGMNGITSGSKWLSLPGWRSGDKLPGETGAEGFILPLAALLRSTHQSLQKLFADYKIRVMVPAGARLALLAKGSQAYPEWRRLGLQGQVTAGAKLAALPDDDWWLWCDGNIANTATLNFFRRRGCRAFAPAGELGSTAEPAWQALVAAASPDLAALVLSGAEEAMLFEHCPIGFGQTGCQKCRRERLFILRDQRGRRLPFLPLPEQHCSGRLYAPLDESPARNLSCASQRITSDMQFSEVGQVHTDEKTKLAQMPKTKLIEVITMLPPLKRPAGTI; translated from the coding sequence ATGACGGTCAGACAACCGGAAATTTTAGCCCCCGTGGGCGATATGGACATGCTAAGTGCTGCCTTGCGCGCCGGTGCTGATGCCGTTTTTTTTGGTAGCGGTGATTTTCACGCACGAAACAAAGCTGTCGGCTTGCCGGAAGACAAATTGCCGGAAATTATCGAAGAAATACATTTTAACTCAGCTCGTTGCTACCTTACGTTGAATACCTTGATTCGCCAAAATGAACTGACAGCAGCGATAGATTTGGCTTTAGCGGCGTATGAAGCCGGCATTGATGCCATAATAATTCAAGATATAGGCTTAGCCGATATATTGCACCGCCATTTGCCGGCTTTGACCTTACATGCCAGCACACAAATGGCAATTTATACCCCTGAGGCCATGAAATTAGCGGCCGAACTCGGGATGAAACGCATTGTTCTACCACGCGAATACAATTTGGCGGAAATACGTAGCCAAACCGCTTTAGCCCATCAGCTGGGCATGGAAACTGAGGTGTTTGTGCATGGCGCTCTATGCGTATGCTATTCTGGCCATTGCCATCTCAGCAGGCATTTAGGCGGACGAAGTGCCAATCGAGGCGCCTGTGCCCAGCCTTGTCGAATGAACTACACTGTTGAAGGCCATGGTTCCTTGGGCTTACCCCTGCTTTCCCCCAAAGATATCAGCTATTTAGACAATTTGAGCGATTTGGCGGCCGCCGGGGTTGATTCTTTTAAAATAGAAGGACGGATGCGAAGCCCGGAATATGTGGCAACGGCGGTGAATGTTTTTAAACGTCAGCTGTACGGGCAAACTGTATCTGAGCAAAACAGGAGCGACTTGTTGTTGGCTTTCAACCGTGGCGGCAGTTTTTCTACCTCAAGGTTGACCGGACAACGCGGACGCGATTTTTTGAGCGGTGATTATGCTGGCAACTATGGTATCGAACTAGGCCGTATAAGTGCTGCAAGACCGTCGGATGGAACGTTAACCATCAAAAAACTCACAGAAACTGCTGACGGTATGATGGTTCCAGAATTGCGGCGCGGCGATGTGATCAGCATTCGTTTGCCCGGCGAAGGTGAGCTTGCTTCGGCACCTTTAGGCGAGGTACGGCATTGCGGCAATAACGTGATTGTAAAAGGTTTTCATCCAGCTGTTTTGCGCAAGTTGCCATTCGACGCTCCGGTGTTTTTGATGCGCAGCGAAGAACTTAATACACGTTGCTTGGCTTTACACCGACCTGCGCGCCCGGTAAGACTTGTGCTATCTGAAAAAGCTCCGCATCAATATACTTTAAAAATCGAAATTGTTAAAGAAGTGGAACATAAGGACAGCGTCAAGCAAGAAATTATCGACCAACAAGAAAACATAGTTGACCAGGAAAATAACGCTCACCGGCAAGATATTGCGCCGGATACCGGAGAGCCAAACATTTCTCCGGGAGCTTCAGCCGAGGTGCAGTATCAGAGCGAGACAAATACAACTGAAATCAAGCCGCTTCCCTATGAGCGAATTAAACAACAGTTGAGCAAACTCGGGAATACGGGCTTAAAGGCAACGGAAATTGTCATATATGGCGAGATAGAATTACGTGTAGCGGAACTTAACGAAATAAGACGCAGGGCAGTCGCGATTCTTCTGAAAAACATACAAGTTAAAACAGCGTTAACGCCTGAAGTGCCGCAAGCGATACGCCAAAGCATTGCTGAGGAGATTCAAAACCTAAGCGAATATTCCGCGAAAAACGGTTCCGTGCACGGCATGAACGGCATTACAAGCGGCTCAAAATGGCTTTCGCTGCCAGGCTGGCGAAGCGGAGATAAACTGCCGGGCGAAACAGGAGCTGAAGGCTTTATTCTGCCGCTTGCCGCATTACTACGAAGCACGCATCAAAGTCTGCAAAAGTTGTTTGCCGATTATAAAATACGCGTGATGGTTCCGGCCGGAGCCAGGTTGGCATTATTAGCTAAGGGCAGCCAAGCTTATCCGGAATGGCGCCGCCTCGGTTTGCAGGGACAGGTTACGGCGGGGGCAAAATTGGCTGCTTTGCCGGATGACGACTGGTGGCTGTGGTGCGACGGCAATATTGCCAATACGGCAACACTTAATTTTTTCCGCCGCCGCGGCTGCCGCGCTTTTGCTCCGGCTGGAGAACTGGGAAGCACTGCGGAGCCGGCTTGGCAAGCCTTGGTGGCCGCTGCTTCACCCGATTTGGCCGCCTTGGTTCTGAGTGGGGCGGAAGAAGCCATGCTTTTTGAGCATTGTCCCATTGGTTTCGGCCAAACGGGCTGCCAAAAATGCCGCCGGGAACGATTGTTCATTTTGCGTGATCAACGTGGCCGTCGGCTGCCATTTTTGCCCTTGCCGGAACAGCATTGCAGCGGCAGATTGTACGCTCCTCTTGATGAATCACCGGCGCGAAATTTATCTTGCGCCAGCCAACGAATTACTTCTGACATGCAATTTTCCGAAGTCGGACAGGTGCATACAGATGAAAAAACGAAGTTGGCGCAAATGCCAAAAACGAAGTTGATTGAAGTCATTACGATGCTGCCGCCGCTGAAACGTCCAGCCGGGACCATCTGA
- a CDS encoding dUTP diphosphatase: MHELKVAIELCRPTAIKPRYMHIGDAGMDLYAADDVILKPGESKVVPLGFKMALPIGYEMQIRARSGLSLKTRLRLPNGLGTIDAGYRGEVGVIMYNASPDNSAGESEILTLTEQNNRAGTYLIHRGERIAQAVIAPIIHVEWEDAESVCNIGEDRGGGLGHSGV, from the coding sequence ATGCACGAACTCAAAGTAGCGATTGAACTTTGTCGACCTACAGCTATTAAACCGCGGTACATGCATATCGGTGATGCCGGTATGGATCTTTATGCAGCTGACGATGTAATTTTAAAACCCGGGGAGAGCAAAGTTGTGCCGTTAGGTTTCAAAATGGCCTTGCCGATCGGCTATGAGATGCAAATACGTGCCCGTAGCGGACTTTCTTTAAAAACCAGATTACGTTTGCCTAACGGATTAGGAACAATTGACGCTGGTTATCGCGGCGAGGTCGGTGTGATAATGTACAATGCAAGTCCGGACAATTCTGCCGGTGAGTCGGAAATCTTGACACTTACCGAACAAAATAACCGCGCCGGAACCTATTTGATTCACCGCGGAGAACGCATAGCTCAAGCAGTAATTGCGCCGATCATCCATGTTGAATGGGAAGATGCCGAGTCGGTCTGCAACATAGGAGAAGACAGAGGCGGCGGATTAGGGCATAGTGGAGTGTAA